DNA from Magnolia sinica isolate HGM2019 chromosome 19, MsV1, whole genome shotgun sequence:
CCGAATATTCTAAACCAGAGCTCTAACCAATCTTGTCCTCCATAGGGGCCCACAAAGACAAACCCAAATGGCAGATCACTAAAAAGGAGGCACAAGAGGCAAAAACACAACAATTTGAAAGAAAACTGAAATCCAGATGGTGGCTTGGAGGTGCAAAAGGAGCAAAGATCAAGAGATGGTTAAAACAAGCAACATAAGCACTTCACAAGAGTATGCTACTCACCAGAGCATACGCCGTGAGCTCTAGTGTGTGTTCAGACCCACCAGGGCCTAAAACCGGCACTACCTGTCTACATTTTGGCATCAAAATGCAACCAAATCCACTCCTCATTCTAAAATGGCACCCTAAGTAGTAAAGATAATGGATCTGACCCACCATGTGAAGAGAAGCATAGAAAATAGCCACCAATTTTGAGGAAAATTGATGAAACTCAAAATTTTGGAGGTTTTCGCCAAATGTAAAAACTGGCTCAAATATACctcaaatgatatatatatatatatatatatatatatatatatatatatatatatattgcaaaaaTCACCATGAATCTTCTAAAATTAAGGCGTATCAAACCATGCCCTTCCTGATAAAAAATAGACCATACTACATATTCTGACATCAACGGTACAGTTGCTGATGTCAGCAGATTCATTTGGAACCAATCAACTCGAAGCTTTATGCTTTGACACCAAGTTGGTTTTAAGGATTTACaaagagaaatgaagaagaaaagggaagagTAAGAGAAAGGTGTGAGAGAAGATAGAGTATTGAAAGAGAAGCATTTTAGTGTGTTATGGCAAAAAACCTCCTACACCTTTTTATTGTATGGCTAATAAAACAAAAAACATACTCCATATGAGCATACAAcactatatatatacacacaccttAAAAGGTACAAATACACACACTACACTTTCTGTAGATAGGCTCCAAATCCAATGTTATGGATGGTATGCATCGTGATCCATGTATACATGTATAGTAGCAGTGTGCATGCATATGAATGGTCATACTTTGCCAGTGTATAAACTATGTATCGATGTGTCATTCTCTCCAAAGTGAGTTTGGAGAGATTGATagccagtgggccaccccattaaTATCCCTTCGTCCAAACGGGCACAGAGTATACCAACGTCCCCAAGGCAAATGAGGGAATGACTGTGAGCACGACGTAGACAGCTGCTCTCCATGGGCATTTGCTGTGAACCATAGCATATATCTCAGCAACGAAGGTAGAGACGGTGCTTAAACAACCTAAGAACCCAAGCTGAATGCCGTCCACGATGATTTCACACCGCTTAGTGTTAACCTGCATAGTGCAAAAACCAGCATCTGCCTTAGTTACTCAAAtctcaaaacaaaaaacaatgccTAAGTCACAAGAGAACCCAATTTGtcccatagttcaaaaactcaaaaacttgTCCCGACTAGAAGACTAAAACTAAgttagagtcagctcgactcggtatATTAATAATTAAAGATTAATTATTTTGTATGTTGGTTACTAATAAACATGTTGGTCATTACTGAAACACTTGCTGGGCTTGTAGCAGGATAGCCCGCTTTGGAACCAGGCCATGAGTTTGAGTTTTGATGCTAACATTATTTGTATTTTATCAAAATAGCAGCTGACTGCCTAACTCAATCACCAAGTTTAAGATTAGTCTTGTCAAGACTCGATGGAGTCACTCTTGTTGGTAAGTTTTCAAGAGACTCAAATCAAAATCTCACCAAGTTGAGTTGATTCGGtcgagtttcgagtcaagtcacaGAGTTTTGGAACAATGGTTTGTCCCATCTTGATCAGAGGGCTAGTAGGTGATGGCCCCCACACTTAATTGGTAACAATACATGATTCACATAACAATGTCCCACAGTTCAATTACAATGTGGGGCATTTTCACAGCCATGCGATCTTTCTTTTGCGATCACCACAGTGGCATTTCCCCCATCTCATTGGTTCTGAATTAGTGTCGCACCTGATAGCTGTCTGATCAAAGGTTGAATGGTTGTTCAAGTACACTTCAAGTGTTGAGCATTTCATAAGCAAGAAGGCCACTTAGTTTTTACATTCTTACCGCTTTCTTTGTTGTGGCCAGTGCTGCCATGAGACCAGCTGCAATGACATTAGCGAGGAGAGTCCCAAACGGGACCCACTTCATCAATCCCTTCCTTCCTAACCCTCGACCATTGAGCCGGGCGAGGAACCACCGGACCCACACACCTGCAGGCCCAACCATGCAACCCAACCAAAGTTGGTCACTGCTCTTATCAGCTGCCCACCAGGTCTTCAGCAATGCCCCACTCACAGTCCATAACAAGGCCAGCATCAATAGATTCACTACCAACACCAACCAAGCCACCATGTTGTGCTTGCAACTATCCACTTTCCATCCAACCGAAATGCTCATGCGAAGTCGACTTAGAAGCCATTGAAAACCTTTGGCAGTCCAAACCCCAAAACCGATGCAAAAATACACAATTCCCATTCCTAGAAACAATAGCAAGTCTTACTGTAAATACCCACTAGTGAAAGTGCATATTGATCGCTACAATATTATaagtttagggcctgtttagtaGATGactaaaaaatgagttcatctattTTAGTAATTGTAATTATTTATTAGAGATTGTAgttgtcaaatttccaaaagttgCTGACACAGCTCCAAACAtagccgagtcaactcaaattGACAGGATTTCCAGCTGACATCTCCAAATATGGCTTACAGGCCATTAGGTTTTATTAGAGGGAAAATatgtaatgcaagggcattttcccagtgggttcgagtggggtagcctgtgggatgtggggactggggacacactcgggtgggcagcccatgtgaggcgggtggcttgtgtgaggtggtacccatgtgttGTGAGGGCCACGagggaggttcggccgaggtcctaatccatgcgatgtggggcctgagctatgagataaagggattaattcgccatgctctatccgttcaagcttttagagcaagtggttaattgtcctgcatcaatatgaCCTTCACCTGCCCACGCATTGGATCTTCTTGTGAAAACATCCAAGCCATTTCCTCATGTGGATCACCAAATACAAAAGAAACGTATAgttatccatttgttttgcacATTATGGATCACCTGAATAGGGTAGCCTGATTTTTAGGGATAAAAATATCAaaacagtgtggtctacttgcaggaaagcttggatctcacaaaCATACTGTATTAGCCAGGGTCTAGATATGTGTGGGTTTAGCAAACATTGTGAAAATCTACAGCCTGCACCATGACATATCATGACATCTCTTCTGGGCCCTGCTGCAGTCACACAGAAACATGggcagcaatccaaaccgttcaaaattGGCACAATTTAGATAATCCAAAAGCCCAGACTGGGACTTCTGTTGCAAGTGGGGGATCAGTTACCCATATAGTTTTTATTGTCCTTTCAGAGACCACTGCAAATAAGACATGTAGATTGCAGGGTCattttaggccctgtttggttgcaacttaaaaaatgagttcatcttattttagtgaACAACAATTATGTATTAGATCATCATTTATATTCATTTTTAAGCAGcatccaaacagggccttagtctttactatgtggtctatccatggtAGGGACCACTAGTTGGGACCCAGGTGACTATCTAAATTGCCAACTCCCAGAAGCACAGATTGGTACATGTCATACAACAGTTATTCACTGGATGGAGAATGACATGATCAGACATGTAGTGTCAACAGATCGTTTGCACGTCTATCGGTCGGGATTTCAGTCGAAGTGATCTGACCATATCATTGCCCTTGTTGGGTTTCATATTACCTATGATGTAACCAGCAATGGAAACCACCCATCGTCCATCCGCAGCCAACTCCAGCATTTTCTGATTCCAACCACTGAATGTGGTGAGACTGCCCAGGAATCCTGTGGTCAGTCCAAGGGCTAGCAGATTGGATGCGTGGCTTATGTTTGCTTTGAACACGATGCCTAGCCAGCCCATCAAGAAAGAACCCACCTGAAGAAACATACAAGTACATGAATATATACCTCGTAATGTTGAAAAGGCCGATGTCCCAACGGACGCCTTATACTTTCTACTCACCGGGATCTTGAGGCATTGTACTGGTGACTGGTACCTGGCAAGAGTTAGACCTCAGAACAATGTGGATGGGTGATGTCCAAAAATTGCAGCACCCAGACGATAGTAATCGTTCCATCAATTCTGTCCAACAAATACGAACCACTTATTGACTTTCCCTTTGCcttatggttaggattgtctaaaTGGGGTAACTTTTGGTCCATGGGCCATCCATTGTGGAGCCTACCTCCTGACCAGTTCAACCATTGCATACGCACTGCAAGATCCCAATACAATTTAGGTGTTCATGAGGGAAGGTCTTCACTACAACTAGTTGTGGCATGAGGCCTGCTTTGGTGTATGTATGGCATCTAATAGGTCTAACAGGGTTGGCCCATTATGAAAATAGGATGCCAGAAAGCATGACAATCCAACCATCACTCGGTTGCCATGTGACTCTGGacgtttttgggtggttgtccattgttttctatcatcTTTCCCGcatgatgattggatcatccttATTAATTGGGCAACCCCATTTTAAGAGTGGGATGACCCCGTTGGCTGGATAAGttgaaatacatacaccatggtgggccccagagagagagagagagagagagagagagagagagagagactgacaATGTTAGAGGGGAGGTCAAGGTAAAGAGCTGTCCCATCCACTGTAAGGCCAGAGATGTCAGGGCCAAACAACTTTTGCAGTATAAACCTCAACAATACCTAGTGATGAATAAAAGCCATGCATATCACAATGAGTCTCTCACACAATATGCGGATGTAGATAGGGAAATATTAGGAGTGTTAGCATATGGTCTGTTGGTCTTAAATCAGTAACCATGGTTCCGCAAACAGACAAGTCTGAGTAACGAGATGAATGACAAATCGTATTGAacatttagggtgcatttggaaaCATTGTCAATTTGGATTTCAAGAATTAGTCTAGAAAGGTCAAAATAACCAAATTGAAATTAGCGTTCAAGGCATGCATGTTGAGGattgggctccaaattgcaattacatccCTTTCAAGATGGACATGACAGATGAAAGAAAATAACTTCAATCTGAGGAATGATTCCTGATTGTACTGGAAACATCATTAGTTGTGCCATTTTCTCTTAAACAGAATGCTCGCGACTCAATGTCAATGcatgtgcaaccaaacacaaccattgtgctaggttttttttttttttacacacacactcacaacACAGTGAGtatttgaacccatgacctcgtgttgaaactcttgtgagtctaccactgaaacatgagtaaggacccaactgTTGTGCTAGACTTGCAAAAGAAAGGTTTTTAACAGTTACCCAATTGCCTTTCACTTAAATCAGGTATTTCCTTCCATGATATGATATCTTAATAGAATGGTAGTAGATGTCTGACGCATATGGAGAAGGAATCAAATGTCACCTTTAACTTGCCATGAGTTTCTCTTgcagtgatgtttttttttttttttgctttcattTTTGAAAAGTaacatgggcactcgaacccgtgacctcaatgttgaaatacaCTCTGGCTACTACTGAGCCATGGGTTGGAGCCCTTTCTATGTTAATGGTGAAACATAGAATATTCTTTCGACATCATGAACGTGCtccaaatcttctttttcttttcttttcttttttctttcttttctttttttttttctctcttttctgtcTGTCTATCTGTCTctctgttttatatatatataaatataaatataaaatatagaATTGAGAAAATTTATTAGCAACCAGAAGGTAAAACAAAAGAGGAGAATACAAAACGGGCTACAGCCCCCACCCAACAAGACTAGCAAACCCATTATTAATGAATGAAAAAGGAATATCCTTGATATCAATGACAATGGACAAGGATAGGAAGATTTAGGTTGCTACACACTGGAACATCCATTCAAACATAATGATGGAGAATATGAGTGAAATCTTAATGTTTAAATTTCCTCACATACACAATTACTGATGGTTGGATGGTCCATATCTTCAGTTCAAGTGTTTAGATGATGAAGAATTTTCAATATAGGTTGttgggtattttgggtatttcatCCAGACACTTGGATGGGCTTGATCTTCAATGATCAGAAATAGCACCAGTAGTGGTCTCCATTCGATATTCAGGTAGTCCTGCATCACCAAACCCAACTCGCCCGCAGATAGATTAAAAGATCTTGATTGAATGGCAGAGTTAGGGGCTAATACATTCGAGTGCGATCACAATGCAATGATCACTATGAGAAAACAATCAAGGGACTTCAGTCCATCCACAATATGGGATCAAGTACAAACATCCACATCCATCATAACTTTCACataaatacatgtcttatttCTCAAAATTATTGCTTCACATTGTGTTTAGTCACTGAAGTGTTGATTTTGCCCCTATCTAAAATTACACTACTACCCCTGCTCAACATAACGTCGTGAATAAACATGTATGCTTTTTTCTTCACAGAATGTAGTACCAAATTATAGATGTTGGCACCTTATATCCTCAGATAGAGTCATAGAGATGTAGAACTGCAGATGAGACAAAATGAAAGATACGTGTacacaaaaagaaagagaaagaaacagaAATACTGACCCATTGCTGAGGAATAAGGAATGTTAGAATTGGTCCTTAAGATATTTTATATTGTCATTAATTATTTTAAGAGTTAGAGATAAACAAAAATTTTACTAGTCATGATTagttctttctctttcttagaaTTTTAAGACTCAATTCAATAATCAAAACTTCGATTATGATGAATGCCTGAGCCTTTCGCAAATAACATATTGATCGAAGGGAGGCCCAATCAGACATTCATCTCCAATTTATTCCAATCGGActgttcatcttcattgtcaGTTCAATTTGGTCCCACCCTTGATTGCCAATTCCTCTTAAAAGTTGTTGGAGTTGATtaccctaaccatccaatcatggaTATCAGGATTCAGAATGAATGGTGCATATTGAGTATAATAGAGGTCCAGCCATTGATTTGGCCTATacatgatgtggggtccacaggggAGAGGGTGAGAGATGAGAACACAGCAGTGAGATAACCTATGGAATGACTTAAGCTTATAAGTCTAATTAAGTTTCTAGAGATTAAGAAAACAATTCATTAGACATACATAATGACTAAAGATCATAGTGATAATGAACCATCCAAAAACCATCTTCTGATAATGTATTAGTCTCCATAACGAGATATCAAAATGGGGCCTCAAAGTACATGTTAGGCTGCCCAAATTATAATTTGTAAAATATGGTTATAACTCCATTGCAATGTGATTTTGCATGAATCAACATGACAATTTTCAAGAATAAATAAAGCAATCAAGAATGTGAagtagatttatttttttatttttgtccaTGACTGGTGAATCTGAAGTAGCAGTTGAAGATAATTGAGTGTAGCTTGCTATGAAATATTCAGCCATATTGGAAAATCCAAAGGGATTAACATGATTGTCTATAACCATCAAAAGAGCTATGTTATCTGGCTACGGCTCCGATTATGGCATTTACAATAAAATGAAGCATCAGACAAGGGAACAGTACCCATTTTGAAGTGTCAAGATAACATAACTTCAGACAAGGGCATGGTACCATTTTGAAGTGTCAAGATTACATAGAAAGAGAGTCAGTATATGGTATGTTAAATGAGAACAATTCTAACAGTAAGCCAATAAAAGCGTGGAAGCTTACCCCCAAAATTCCAAAAACAGCTAAATGAAAGAGGCATGCTATATTCTCCAACAACCAAGGAACTTTTTTCTGATTATCCTGTGATAAAAAGCTGAAGTTTAATAACAATCAAGACTTATAATCAGCACAGCACGGCTTTGATAAAAAGCTGAAAGTTTGATGGCATACATGTCAGTGATATTGGCCATTCAGTAGGACTTGTGCACCATGAATATGCCATATAACAGAAATCAGGGTAACACACTCATCAAGTGAGCAACAATCACGACCAATCTGATCACTGTGATTTTTGCCTGTTGAATGTCAACCATTTCTCATCTCTTCAAAAACTACGAATTATTCATCCATTTCCAAGAAACTGAAGATTGGTTTTAGGTGGAGGTCCTTGGGCACAGTTCGACCCTAGAGCTCGTAGGCTAGAGGGGACAGATCCTACCACGACGACATTTTGACAAACACCTACCAGATCCCATAAAGAGGGTTCCGGTGGTCTGTTCTGGGCTGAGAGAACCTCTATTCCATGACCCTTCTCAATGTCAACCACCGTACCAAGACATTCCTTTATCTACCCCACAACTTAGTCACGCTACGCATGCGCCTTTCAATCCTAATCTAAGTTCCCACCAAAGCGTTAGCTACCTCTGTTCTATGCTTTTTAAAAGATCCAACGAGGAAACACAATAGGGGCATCCCTATGGGGAGCTGGACGACCCTGAACCACCACCGAACCACCACCGAGGCATAATCAGTCGTCCCCCTTTGGATGCAACTGACCTAAAATACTCCATATTATGCATCCTAAACCCATCTACGGGTGCCCATAATATCCACCACCCTAACCATTATGATATGAGTCACAAtggccacctttttttttttgaaaaaacttgaAAAACCTATATCTATCCTATAatgttaaataataataataataaaaaattaattaactaattaattaaaaaaacttAAATGTCTCTAAGCAAATTATTATGAAATTGTTTTGGCCTTTACAAGGAGCGTAACAAGCTGTTAATAGTGGCTACGGGTCATGTTTTATATAATGATTATTACAGCTTCATAACATATAATGGTTACCACTATTACCTTTACATAATGGCCTTTAGAACCTTATAATGACCTTAATGGCACACCATGGTGATGGCTTTCAACGGCCTTCCTTGCCTGTAACTTATCTCAGGGTGCATCTTGCAAAAGGGAGACTGGGCTAGTTATCTAATTTCCTTAATTCAAAAGATTACAACAAAGATTGTAAACTTGAAAGCAAAACTACTCTCCACGGCTTGTAGGATCACGTCGATCAAACATGCGATGGCTGGGTACCCTATGTATGTATAATTTTCACAATATAgataatatcggctgatattattgatattacaAGTCAGCGGCACAAATCCCCCctgaataaaataaaaactctttGATTCTTATGCTTCTTTTGATATATCGCACAATATTGCAATTTATTGTGCGATATTGGTGGTACAATATTTTAGATATCGCAATGTATCGGGAGAAATTGCTTTGTTTTTATACCTGATGTCGTTGATGTCCATCGATATTGGCGGATTTTGACAGATATCAACTAGGAACctcattattttatttaaaaaatctccaaaacttaattttttttctttttcctcgatttttttccttcttagtCGTGGgtggatttcggtccatcttgcaCAACGATTTgagagaaaattgaaaaatacaaACCAAAAACATCATATTCGCATATCTGGTGATGTTTCTCAGTAGGTGAAATATTTTCCATCTcgatccatttatttttatttaaaacatGTAAAATGAGTGCGAAATCATAAGAAATCATTGACTCTTTATGTTTTGTATGAGAATCAAGGATTTCaaccttcgatttcgagatttgaatGTAGAGGCCCAATTTGagaaaaatgaaacaaaaaaaaacaacaaaattgAATTTTTTCCTATTTCGCCCAAATTACTTGCAATGTTGAACTCCAAAAATGAAATTAAGCATGCATGAAGCATGATCTACTAATTTATTAACCTTtttcatatttcaaaaaaatatatttttcatcaaaattttattaaaaaattttattttttttcaaaatttcccttaaaccaactgtcaattgaaaCTAATTTGGAAGTATGTgggattgtttgatgaaatgaccatcacatgcactctaattttgaaattagagtagGTATTtagaaaaaattcaaatttttcaaattttttgctAAATTGCTTACAATGTTGCACTTTAAAGATGAAATAAAGCATGAATGCCAGTACCAGGCCAAATCTACTGATTTAAGTCCTtgacaatttttgaaaaataaaaattattgtttaattaaaaataaaataaataattttaataaaatattttttctcaaaattttccttcagtCAACTGTCATTTGAGGCTAATTTCAAAGTACTTAgtagtatttgatgaaatgaccatcATATACACTCTAATTTAGAAATTCAAGTGTAGGTGGCCCGATTTAGGGAAATTgaacaaaattcaaaaatttcccaatctcccaaattgcttgctatgttgcactccaaacatgtaTGAGGGTTGTTATGCTAATTAAATGGGTTTTTGTCAAGTTTcggaataaaaaattatttttatttaaaaaataataaaattttattcaaattttaatttttttgaacttTATTTTAGATGTAATATCTTGCCTTTGTTAACAAAATGTTCTTTTGTAAATAAAATACCTCAGGAGGAAGAAAAAGATAGCCTAGTATAAGATGATATATGACCAACCCACTCCTGATAATTAATTCGGGAGTATATATAATTTACGCGGTCATGAAGAGTAGGGTTAACCTGCTTGAAGGAGCATTTAGCAGGAGGGTATCGCGATGTTGTAAATTTCACTAAGTGCCCACAAGATGTGAGAGTAGAGATGCGGGTTGCATTGAAAAAATATGAAGATAAGATATGAACGAGCTGCGTGGGAGAGAGAGATTAGGGAGGACTTAGGGCAACCGCCATATGTAGGTAACGAGGATATAGTAGATCTCGATGATGATAATGATCCTAAATACAAGCGTGCGGTTCAAGAGTCCCTAAGGGATTAGTGGAAAAGGGATAAGGAGAGGAGGTGGCATGCGAGTAAGCCTAGATTTAAGGGGTCTACCCATGAGTATGATGGGATGAGTGGAGGTGGGGGGAAGTGGGGCAATGAAATAGATTTGTCGATGGGGTGGCTATTTTGGGAGCGCATGACTAGTGTAGTGACTATTTTGGAGCCCATTTATGTGATGTTGAGAATGGTGGACAATGAGTACAGATCCGTCAATAGAGTCATTGTATGCATTCATACACCTAATGAAAGAGGTCATCAAGGTTAAAGCCCCAAGGCATATATATGGGTGCTTGTAATAATAAACGACCATTGGAAAATAACActttctcacccactacatcagGCCAGTAAGTagttatataatttattttttcatcTATATACTTCAATACTTTGCTACTTCTTTACATATCAGGTATCCCTATTTTATTATATTGATGTGTAAATATTTGAATCAAGTTAGGTTTCAACATATTTTCTAAATTCCAAATATCACTATAGTTGGAGACTCTATGAAGATAATTTATTGAAGAGGGTTGTACATGAGGTGTACAATTACTTATTCCCCGACTGTCCAAGGAAAGAGACATTCGATAGTAAGTTAAATATATTAGGCACTAACGTTATCCCTTTCTTCATCTTAATCATTCTATACTTACCATTATTACTATATGAAATCAACAGATTGCTAGATTTTGCGATGCGATTGGAATGTTTGGATGCGAGTCCGCGGTGACGTCGAGAACCATGATGCCATGTGAGTTGTCGTGGTAAAGTTAGTTTTcacattattttagtaaatttaaaactaatgattttttttaatcatatgtAGGCAAATGATGGGAAATGTATGAGACTGAATGTGAAGTTTTACAAAGGCTGACTGTCCATGTACTCATAGAGATAGCTCCTTATCACCCTATGAAAGGAATTGGAGCACATTATTACTCATCCACACAAATAAGCATAACAGACTAGAGTACAAGAGGATTCAAAAGCTATGAGAGAGATTGCTTCATGtcgaaggaagaagaaaagcgaATGAGGACCCACTGGACCTAATAATAGTCGAACAACATGCATATATTAAGAATAAGGACTCAGTTTACCAATGGGTTAGGTCGAAGGATTTGAATACTTCGGATGGACGATCGGAGCCGCATGTGGCAGTGAAGGCAACAAAACAATGGATTGACGTTGACACACATGTGGAGTAATAAAGATCTCCTGATGGGGCATTCAACCCATTGGCGAATAGTCTGAAGGGTAGCCGCGACAGTCACTATCACGTGAAACACGTGGTGGGGAGACATTATCTGACACCAAGATCGAGATAGAGTCCAACGCCCTGGTTATCTGGGCTATGGTCCGAGCGAGCATTCAACTTGTGGGTTGTTCGAAAATATCGCCACTGTTTGAAAATATCGCTCCAGTTGGTCGAGGCCTTGGCTTAGTCCCACATCGGATAGATGAGCGCTTGCCCTGGCTGTAAGTGCGGTTCCACCCTTC
Protein-coding regions in this window:
- the LOC131234524 gene encoding fluoride export protein 1; translated protein: LNFSFLSQDNQKKVPWLLENIACLFHLAVFGILGVLLRFILQKLFGPDISGLTVDGTALYLDLPSNIVGSFLMGWLGIVFKANISHASNLLALGLTTGFLGSLTTFSGWNQKMLELAADGRWVVSIAGYIIGMGIVYFCIGFGVWTAKGFQWLLSRLRMSISVGWKVDSCKHNMVAWLVLVVNLLMLALLWTVSGALLKTWWAADKSSDQLWLGCMVGPAGVWVRWFLARLNGRGLGRKGLMKWVPFGTLLANVIAAGLMAALATTKKAVNTKRCEIIVDGIQLGFLGCLSTVSTFVAEIYAMVHSKCPWRAAVYVVLTVIPSFALGTLVYSVPVWTKGY